The proteins below are encoded in one region of Dromaius novaehollandiae isolate bDroNov1 chromosome 9, bDroNov1.hap1, whole genome shotgun sequence:
- the OTOL1 gene encoding otolin-1 — protein MWSSPWPVSAFVMLAVTAACTEAKVTPAVKYTKIKPPQLEGARALPTSAVPLVGKGPFLEAPGRAKLPTLSAAAHAATTLFPFENFTLDAADFFFNCCDCCPPAPGHKGDQGEQGLPGPKGEKGDAGLRGPPGMPGPQGPKGSKGERGGKGEQGERGANGMPGYPGKPGVQGEAGAKGNKGSYGLPGLKGQKGSKGDTCENGTKGAKGDQGDPGAPGLGGERGDKGEKGDIGEKGYCGEPGGRGEKGERGEGGTKGEKGSKGETGVEGVHGMDGKQGEKGEQGSKGEKGDLGPAGMMGPSGPKGDAGSRGGRGAPGKKGSRGPKGTRGDSVKLPRSAFSAGLSKPFPPPNVPIRFDKVLYNDQEDYNPSTGKFNCSVPGAYVFAYHLTVRGRPARVSLVAQSRRVAKARETLYGQEIDQASFLTVLRLSAGDQVWLEVARDWNGLYVSAEDDSVFTGFLLYPDDVSEILL, from the exons ATGTGGAGCTCACCATGGCCTGTCTCTGCATTTGTAATGCTGGCGGTTACAGCTGCGTGCACAGAAGCAAAAGTGACCCCAGCTGTGAAGTACACGAAGATAAAGCCGCCACAACTGGAGGGGGCCAGGGCCTTGCCCACCTCTGCTGTCCCCCTCGTGGGAAAAGGCCCCTTTCTGGAGGCACCAGGCAGAGCCAAGTTACCCACCCTGAGCGCTGCCGCCCACGCAGCCACCACACTGTTCCCGTTTGAAAACTTCACGCTTGATGCAGCCGATTTCTTCTTCAATTGCTGCGATTGCTGTCCGCCTGCGCCAGGTCACAAGGGGGACCAGGGAGAGCAAGGCCTTCCAG GTCCTAAAGGAGAGAAGGGAGATGCTGGTCTTCGAGGTCCACCAGGAATGCCAGGACCTCAAGGTCCAAAAGGCTctaaaggagaaagag GTGGCAAAGGGGAACAAGGCGAACGGGGAGCAAATGGCATGCCAGGATATCCAGGCAAACCTGGAGTACAAG GTGAAGCTGGAGCCAAAGGCAATAAGGGCAGCTATGGCCTCCCTGGACTGAAGGGCCAAAAGGGGAGCAAAGGGGACACTTGTGAGAATGGGACCAAAGGAGCCAAGGGAGATCAGGGGGATCCTGGGGCCCCGGGGCTGGGTGGAGAACGTGGGGacaaaggggaaaagggagaCATCGGGGAGAAGGGGTATTGCGGGGAgccgggagggagaggggagaagggcgAGAGGGGGGAAGGTGGGACGAAGGGAGAAAAAGGCAGCAAAGGAGAGACAGGGGTTGAGGGCGTCCATGGGATGGATGGAAAACAGGGCGAaaagggcgagcagggaagcaagGGTGAAAAAGGGGACCTGGGACCTGCCGGCATGATGGGACCCTCAGGGCCCAAGGGAGACGCTGGCAGCCGAGGGGGCAGAGGGGCTCCTGGCAAGAAAGGCTCACGGGGGCCGAAAGGCACCAGAGGCGACAGCGTGAAGCTCCCGCGATCGGCGTTCAGCGCCGGCTTGTCTAAGCCCTTCCCTCCGCCCAACGTCCCCATCAGATTCGACAAGGTTTTGTACAACGACCAGGAGGATTATAACCCTTCCACCGGGAAATTCAACTGCAGCGTGCCTGGGGCATACGTCTTCGCTTACCACCTGACGGTGAGAGGGCGGCCGGCCCGCGTGAGCCTCGTGGCCCAGAGCCGGCGGGTGGCGAAGGCCCGCGAGACGCTCTACGGCCAAGAAATCGATCAGGCGTCGTTCCTGACGGTGCTGAGGCTGAGCGCGGGCGACCAGGTGTGGCTGGAGGTGGCGCGGGACTGGAACGGGCTCTACGTCAGTGCTGAGGACGACAGCGTCTTCACAGGGTTTCTTTTGTACCCCGATGACGTTTCCGAGATCCTGCTATAG